TGGAGGATTTCGACGGCGGTAAAATGGACGGCTTCAATTTGGTTTGGGTCAACGAGCATAAGTGCACGTGCGCGTACCAGTACGTCAACCCGAATCAAATCAAACCGTACTGGTCGATGGCCCAACAATATGTGTTGGCCGACCACATGTTCCCAACACAGGCGAGCGGCAGTTTTACCGCGCACCAAGACTTGATCCGCGGGGGAACCGAGCTTAACTCGTACGAGACGCTCATCGACTTTCCCAGCGACGGGCCGTGGGGATGCGACGCGCCCAAAGGCGTCACCACCTCGCTGCTGACCAGTTCCGATAAGTACGAGTACCTTCAAGGCCCCTACCCGTGCTTTACCTACGAAACGCTTCGCGATCTGCTGGATGCCAAGAGCGTCTCGTGGAAGTACTATACGCCGGCGATCCACGTCCATGGCGGCGATCTTTGGAACGCCTTCGACGCGATTTCGCAAGTCCGCAACGGCCCGGAATGGACGACGAACATTTCGTCGCCGGAGACGAATATCTTCAACGACATCAGCTCGAACGCGCTTCCGGCGGTCTCGTGGGTCGTTCCCGACGGCCAAAACTCCGATCACCCCGCCCAAGGGCTATGGGGAATTCACAAAGATACCGGACCGTCGTGGGTCGCGCAGGTCGTCAACGCCGTCGGGCAGAGCTCGTATTGGAACTCGACCGCGATCGTCGTCGTTTGGGACGACTGGGGCGGCTTCTACGATCACGTCGCGCCGCCGCAGCTCGATTACACCGGCCTCGGTTTCCGGGTTCCGATGATCGTCGTCTCGCCGTACGCCAAACCCGGCTACGTATCGCACACCCAGTACGAGTTCGCCAGCATCCTTAAGTTCGTCGAAGACGACTTCGGACTCGGGAGTCTCGGTACGACCGATACGCGGGCAACCAGCATCGGCGACGTCTTTAACTTCAAGCAGAAGCCGAGAAAGTTCGCGCCGATTCCCGCTGCGTACCCAAAGTCGTACTTCATGCACGAACGGCCTTCCAAT
The sequence above is a segment of the Candidatus Cybelea sp. genome. Coding sequences within it:
- a CDS encoding alkaline phosphatase family protein, with translation MRTLDQAIILRRLPLSLRFHSSSAALFAIVLSACSQGSPSFESAIPNAHPGGHQASPTSGQPISHVIIVIQENRSFDNLFATFPGANGAKKGLIKDGKYVKLRMKALESNMVLDNSWPAFVEDFDGGKMDGFNLVWVNEHKCTCAYQYVNPNQIKPYWSMAQQYVLADHMFPTQASGSFTAHQDLIRGGTELNSYETLIDFPSDGPWGCDAPKGVTTSLLTSSDKYEYLQGPYPCFTYETLRDLLDAKSVSWKYYTPAIHVHGGDLWNAFDAISQVRNGPEWTTNISSPETNIFNDISSNALPAVSWVVPDGQNSDHPAQGLWGIHKDTGPSWVAQVVNAVGQSSYWNSTAIVVVWDDWGGFYDHVAPPQLDYTGLGFRVPMIVVSPYAKPGYVSHTQYEFASILKFVEDDFGLGSLGTTDTRATSIGDVFNFKQKPRKFAPIPAAYPKSYFMHERPSNMPVDTN